AATGTATATAGACGTATTAGGCCAAAGATTTCTATGTTTCATCTCTTCATAAAGTTTAAAAGCTGCTTCAATATCTCCACTAGCACAAAGGCCAGATATAAGAACATTATACGCAACAACATCAAGCTTCAAATGACAATGTTCCATTGTGCTCCTCAATTCTAAAGCTTTTGCAACATTAGTTTCTCTGCAACAGACGTGCATTAATGTAGTGAAAGTAGCAACAGTTGGAATGATTTGCCTCTCAAGCATCAAATCAAGAACCCAAATAGCATTTTCTATATTCTTTGAATTTGCAAGCCCTCTAACAGTAGCACTCATTGCAACATTGTGGGAGCTGACACCATGTGTTTTCATTTCATCTTGAAGTTTCAATGCTCCTTTTATGTTCCCAACTCTACACATACCATTGATTAAAGTAATATATTGTTTAATTGTAGGAACAGAACCACTTTCCAACAAGGCTTGCAAAACACAATGGGCTTTATCAAAATCACTAGTTCTAACGAGTCCATTAAAAAGGGCATTGTATGTATCTACATTGGGAATTATTGTAAACTGATTCATTTGATATAACAGATCGTAGGCCATTTTCGTCTTATTCCTTTCACAGAACTTGGAAATAAGCATGTTAAATGTAGAGCAATCCGTTATGAAACCTTTCAGTGTTATccatcttaaaattttaatagcaACATCAAATGATTTGGACTTACAAAACCCAAGAATAAGAGAGTTCCATGAATACTTATCTGGTAGAAAACCGTTTCTGATCATGTCTTTGTATAACATAGAACAACTTGCCATTGCATTCCTCTTTGCATATCCATGTAGTAGGATGTTGTAAGTAGCCAAATTGAAGCATACATTTTTACTCttcattgttgaaagaataTCATTGACTTCCGACATTTTCCCTTTCCTTAAGTAATGATCTATTATCACATTGAATGCTATAGTATCAGGCTCCACACCTTTGCTTAgcatttcttcaaaaatatagAAAGCTGCCCTTGAATGTCCATGCTTAAGAAGTCCATAGACTAAGCTGGTGTACGCAGCAGGATTTGGAGATAATAATCGCTTTTCAATTGCCTTTCCTGACAAAAGGAGTGCGGCAACTATTTTACCCTTCTTGCACAGCCCCGTAATAATATTAGTGTATGTAAAATTGTCAGGCAGAAAATCATTTGTAACCATCTCATTAATAAGGGCAACTGCATCAGATAAATTTCCTGATCTACATGTAGAAGTAAGCATTGTGTTGAATATTACATTATCAACGGCATTAGGAACAGAACAAAGTCTATGGAAAAGCTTCCATGCTTGATTAATATGTCCACTTCTGCAAAGTGCTTTCAATAGACCCCCATACGTGAATTGACTTGGCAAATGGCCTAAACAATTCATTTTATCAAATACAGAAAAAGCTTTTAACACATCACCAGAATTTCCGTAACTATTTATAACACAATCAAAAGTAATGGAATTAGGATCAAGACCAGTTCTGTTCATGTGTTCCATAAAATACTCAGCCTCTTCAAGTCTTCCACATCTACAGAAAGCGGCAACCAACACATTACATGTAAAGTGATCAGCAGCATAACCACTACGATTCATAATTGCATAAGCATTTAATGCCTCTTTTAAATATCCCATTTTGCAATAATTGTAGATTAATGTTGAACACAAAATACTATTTGGCACAAGTCCAGTCCTATACATCTTACACGTAATCTCCTTTGCATTATTTATCTTCCCCACCCTGAAAAATCCATTTATGAGAACCGTAAATGTAACAACATCGGGACTAACAgaaatttttatcatattatccAACAACTGCACAGCTTCTTCAAGCCTGCCATTCTTACACAATCCATCCATCATTGCAGAGTAACTAATGTGACCAACTCCCACCCCATCCATCCTCATTCTCTCAAGAATACTAGAAACCAGTCCAAATTCAGCATGCTTGGATAGCCCATTCAAAAGAGCCCCATATGTAACTTCATTAGGTTTTAAACCACATGATACCATAACATCCATCAATCTCAATGCCTCCCTATTGTTGCCCATCCTACAGTGCCCATCAATCAAagtattgtaagtgataatgtTAGGCAACAAATTAAATGATGACATTTCATCAAAAACTTTTGCAGCAACTTCAATTTTCCCCTCCTTCACAAATCCATTAATAAGAGTATTATAAGTTGTCTCATTTGGATACACCATTTTCCTTCTCATCCTTTTCAACAATAAATAACCTTTTGCACTCCTGCCTTCCTTGCACAAATTCCCTACCAAAACATTATATGTACAAACATCTGCCCCAATACCCTTAGATGCCATGGAGTCAATCAACTCAGATGCTGCTTTGTACCTTCCTTTCTTGCAATACCAATTAAGCAAGGTATTGTAAGTGACGGCAGTCGGATAAACACCactttcttccattttcttcaaGAGAAAGCCAGCACTTTTAAACTTCCCCCGTTCGCACAACGCATTCAGCAATATGTTAAATGTAGCAACATTAGGACAAATCCCTTTGGTAAGCATCTCTTTGAAAAAGGACCAAAACATATCAACTTTCTCCTCCTTCACAAGGGAACCCAACACCATGTTACAAGTATATACAGACGGCTTCAGTCCCCGAAATCCCATAAAGTAGAAAGTCTGCACAGCCTCTCCAACCATCTTGTCCCTCAAACAAACCCTAATCAGGAGGTCAAAAACAGCTGGGTTTGAGTTGCAAATGGGGTACGTATCCATCAAAGCATAAAAGACAGAGTTCAAACCAATAGGCAGTTGTAACATTTGCTTTAAGGTTGTTTTGGCAAAGTTGTACATTCTAGCTCTAACAAGTATGTGGGTAGTACAGCAGATGATATGAGTAACATGTTTTAGCTCTAAATTGGGTTGCtttatgacccaattgagaaatTTCAGAGCCAACCTTCCATGAACAGGCCTCAGGGAAGCCAATCTATATTTCATACAGTTCAGTGACTCCCAACGGTGCACAGTGAGAAATGTGTATATACTCTTCTCCATATCCAGAACCATCCAATGATTCGAAAGGTACAAACTTTACACTGAAAATCAGAAACAAAGAGGGAAAGAAAATGTGGGTTTAGAGAGGGAGAGAGTAACGAGTAAAAGCAAGAAGGTAAAAGGAAGGGGTTTACCTTGAATGACACTGAAACGAAAGATTGAAGGATGACTATCTTCTTCCATATTCAAGGATTAGAAGTGGTGAGCCGATTACCCGTTTAAGACCCGACCCGAATCGAGTTTTCACACTCTTGGTACGCGaagtaaatgaaaattttatctagGTTCGCGCAAAAGTCCGCATATAAATGGACCCTCTGCGAccaaataatgaataatataaaataatatttttacggCAAAATCTGCCATAACTGGACCGGTCACGGTGGTGAGAGTTTTActgactttttttaaaaaaatttatcgataagcatcttaattttttattttcttctaaatcattatttacttatattataaaaattaaattaaaaataaaaacttatttattattgttttggtAGGTGAGATCGAAAATTATACATTAATACTTTAAACCTCTTCATTTAGTTCAATTTATTTCtcctttataatattttgttcattttttctaGTGCAGTTCAATTCTGAACAGGTGGATACATGTTAAAGTATTCTGAAGCTTAAGTTATTATTGTTTTGGTAAGTGAGGTCAAAAACTATaccttcaaactttaaacctCTTCATTTAGTTCAATTTATCTCTCCTCCTCTAATATTTTGTTCGTTTTCTATAATGCAGTTCAATTTTTAGCGAGTGGATATATGTTAAAGGTATTCTGACGCTGAAGTTAGTTTATAGTTACCAATAAATGATCACAAATAGgttttaaatttccaaaaaaTGCAATCACCTACCTCTTTACcttatatctatatttataggtttcgaAATGAGCTTTTGATTAGAATTGGCCTAATCACAACCCAATATCATCTAAGCATGTATTTTCCTTGTTAatcaaattgtaaaatatttgaTGTGCAAGATATCGAAGAGTCATCGGTAGGTCTAACTTGTGTCGAAATTTTCAGAGTTGACTTTCTATGCATTTGATTGAACAGGTGAGGTATAGGTTAGTCGCTCTATATAGTACACTTTGATTTCATTGAGTTAATATTGAGAACACATCCTACTTAATGGAGGTCTCAAGAAATAGCTCTATGAACATCTAATTATCTCAAAAAGCTTTGTTAAATCAAAGTTCAGTAAACTATTTGCTTGGTTTTGGTATAATGCTtgaataagaaattataaaaacatatttgtatCGTTTGCTTGGTTTTGGTATAGTGCTTCAATAAGAagttataaaaacatatttgtatGATCATTGGATCCTATTAGTTGCAAGTGTCTTGTTTAACCTAACAAATGTGTGGAAAATGACAGAAATACGATAACGGATGGTTGAATTGtatttcaaaacttttgaaATCAATTATACAAACTACTATTGCAAGATATAAGTGAAAGTATTATTTTAGCTTGTAGCTACTTTTGGCTAACTTGTATGAGTATTATTTTAGAACGCAGTCACTCTTGACAACTTGTTGAGTATTCTTTCAGAACATAGTCACTTTTGGCTAACCCATAAAGTATTCCTTGAACACTCAGCTACTCGCAACTAATAATCCGAGTATTATTTTGAAACGTAGCAATTCTTGGCTAACTTGTAAGAGTATTCTTCAACCAATAGCTCCTTAAGACAAATAATTATCTAAGATGTGATCAAAAGATCAAAATTTTCACTCACTAGAGAGTGGCTACATCTTACTTTGTTTACACGATTAAACTTTCTTTACTAGTTTTCTAATCAAACACAAACGATATTCTTCCTCACAACTacatgattttaatattaagatCGTGTGCATCGTTCTTGTATCAACGCCTTAACCATTTGCTTCTTCAacaatatcttttatataaaggtcttgagaagaaaaaaaaatcattgcaCATATTTTTGTAGCCATTGTGAAACTCTTcaatatgaaaaaatttattatttcatttgagGTTTCAAGATGCAATAAATGCTTTTGACTTAGTAATGATTGTGTGTGACTTATTTG
This Vigna angularis cultivar LongXiaoDou No.4 chromosome 4, ASM1680809v1, whole genome shotgun sequence DNA region includes the following protein-coding sequences:
- the LOC108331637 gene encoding pentatricopeptide repeat-containing protein At5g55840 — encoded protein: MVLDMEKSIYTFLTVHRWESLNCMKYRLASLRPVHGRLALKFLNWVIKQPNLELKHVTHIICCTTHILVRARMYNFAKTTLKQMLQLPIGLNSVFYALMDTYPICNSNPAVFDLLIRVCLRDKMVGEAVQTFYFMGFRGLKPSVYTCNMVLGSLVKEEKVDMFWSFFKEMLTKGICPNVATFNILLNALCERGKFKSAGFLLKKMEESGVYPTAVTYNTLLNWYCKKGRYKAASELIDSMASKGIGADVCTYNVLVGNLCKEGRSAKGYLLLKRMRRKMVYPNETTYNTLINGFVKEGKIEVAAKVFDEMSSFNLLPNIITYNTLIDGHCRMGNNREALRLMDVMVSCGLKPNEVTYGALLNGLSKHAEFGLVSSILERMRMDGVGVGHISYSAMMDGLCKNGRLEEAVQLLDNMIKISVSPDVVTFTVLINGFFRVGKINNAKEITCKMYRTGLVPNSILCSTLIYNYCKMGYLKEALNAYAIMNRSGYAADHFTCNVLVAAFCRCGRLEEAEYFMEHMNRTGLDPNSITFDCVINSYGNSGDVLKAFSVFDKMNCLGHLPSQFTYGGLLKALCRSGHINQAWKLFHRLCSVPNAVDNVIFNTMLTSTCRSGNLSDAVALINEMVTNDFLPDNFTYTNIITGLCKKGKIVAALLLSGKAIEKRLLSPNPAAYTSLVYGLLKHGHSRAAFYIFEEMLSKGVEPDTIAFNVIIDHYLRKGKMSEVNDILSTMKSKNVCFNLATYNILLHGYAKRNAMASCSMLYKDMIRNGFLPDKYSWNSLILGFCKSKSFDVAIKILRWITLKGFITDCSTFNMLISKFCERNKTKMAYDLLYQMNQFTIIPNVDTYNALFNGLVRTSDFDKAHCVLQALLESGSVPTIKQYITLINGMCRVGNIKGALKLQDEMKTHGVSSHNVAMSATVRGLANSKNIENAIWVLDLMLERQIIPTVATFTTLMHVCCRETNVAKALELRSTMEHCHLKLDVVAYNVLISGLCASGDIEAAFKLYEEMKHRNLWPNTSIYIVLIDSLCAGNYHTESEKLLRDIQARELVSFNSCGGTKRLNELLIIARKKLIHLRNKMRRKFG